From the Micromonospora echinospora genome, the window AGGCCGCCGCCGAACGCGACCACGTCCGCGCGCTGCTCGACCTCGCCGGCCGCGACGAGATCCTGCGTCGGCATATCGCCGACCTGCTGCAGGCGTGCAAGCCCGGCCAGCCGCTGCCCGACCGCGACCACGTCGCACACCGCATCCGCTCCGGCGTGCCCGCCGGCAGCCGGCTCACCCTCGGCGAGTACCTCGCCGAATGGATCACCAACCGCACCAAGCTGGCGCCCGCGACCCGGCGCAGCTACCAGGACCACATCACCAAGTACTGGACGCCCCATCTGGGCCAGGTGCCCTTGCAGGAACTCACCGCCGCGCACATCGAGTCGGTCTTCACCACGATCGAGGCTCACAACGCCGAGATCCTCGCGGCCAAGGCCAGCCCGGTGCCGAAGGTCCGCGCCGCGGTCAAGGGCATCCGCACGGTCGGCGACGCCAGTCAGCAGCGAATCCTCGCGACCCTGCGCAAGGCCCTCAACGACGCCCGTCGTCTCTACCACCACCGGTTGGTCGACCACAATCCGGCCGAGTCGGTCGAGCTGAAATCCGGCAAGGCGCCCAGGCCCCGGCTCTGGACGGACGCGGCGGTCAACCGGTGGCACCACACCCGGCAGCGACCCAGTCCTGTCATGGTCTGGACACCCGCTCAGGTCGGAGAGTTCCTGGACTTCGCCGAAACCGAGGATCCCGAGCTGTATGCCCTGTTCGATCTGGCCCTCCACCGGGGCCCCCGACGGGGCGAGCTGTGCGGCCTGCACGACTACGACGTCGACCTAGAGGCGGCCGCGATCACCATCACCAGCCAACGCACCAGCGTCGGCTACCAGGTCATCGAAAAGCCGGTGAAGTCAGCGGCCGGAGACCGGATCGTCGACCTCAGCAACGAGACCGTCACAAGCCTGCGCAAGTACCTTATGCGACGAGCGGCGTGGAGGATCTCCGCGGGAGACGCCTGGACCGACAGCGATGTCTTCTTCGTCCGGCGGGCGGACGGCCAACCCTGGCACCCGGAAATGGTCACCGCCCGCTTCGACCGGCTCGTCGGACGCAGCGGCCTACCTCCCATCCGGTTCCACGACATGCGGCACGTCGCCGCGACCCTGATGCTCGCAGCCGGGGCCAGCATCAAGGAAATCCAGGACACCCTCGGCCACTCCTCCTACAAGATGACCGCCGATGTCTACACCTCGGTGCTGCAGGACATGAAGAAGACAACCGCGGAAGCCACAAGCAAGATCATCCCCCGCCGGAACCGCCCGAAGGCGGCGTAGCGCCACAGACCTGGAACCCTCCTGGGCGTCTGCGCCTGGCGATAGGTGAGGGGCCGGCAGGCGGACAGGTGCGGCTCACCGCCGCCACCCGCCGGCACTGGTGTGGCCGGCGGGGACGTCGGTGGTGTGGCTGCTGGTCACCCGCAGCAGCCGCCGCCGGACGAGACGGTGACCAAGCCGTGCTCGGCGCGGGGGAGGACGGCGTCTGCCGTGTTCTGGCCGGCGTCTAACTGGTCGCCGGCGAGGGCGGCGAGTTGCAGCGCGATGTCGGGGTCGATGCCGAGTTCAGCGGCGGCGGCGCGGGTGTCGGATCTGCCGCAGGTCGTTCGTAGAACAGGTGAGGGCAGTCGGTTTTGGTCTCCCGGGACAGGGGAGTCGTGAGACGGCCCGATGCTTGATCTAGTTCGATCGACCTTGGAGAGGTAACGGCATGGGCAAGCTCATCTACGTGACGAACGTGTCGCTTGACGGCTACATCGAGGACGAACGCGGCGCGTTCGACTGGTTCCCCACCGACGACGAGGTATTCGCGTTCACCACCGACCTCCTGCGGTCTGTGGGCACGTTTCTCTACGGGCGGCGCCTGTACGAGGCGATGGCCGTCTGGGAGACCGACGCCGCTCTGGCCGCGCAGTCCGACCTCATGGCCGACTTCGCGAGCGCCTGGCAGGCGGCGAGCAAAGTCGTGTACTCCACGACCCTCGCCGCGGTGTCAACTGCCGACACCCGACTCGAACGCCGTTTCGACCCCGCCGCAGTACACGAACTGAAGGTCACGGCCGGCAGCGATCTCACCGTAGGAGGTGCCAACCTCGTGACGCAGGCGTTCAAGGCCGGGCTGGTCGACGAGTGCCAGCTGTTCGTCCTGCCCATTGTCGTCGGCGGGGGCAAGCCAGGGCTGCCGACCGGCATGCGCGCAGACCTCGAGCTCCTCGATGAGCGCCGATTCCGAAACGGCGTCGTACACCTCCGCTACCGCCCTCGGGCAGTGAACGACAGCCCTGTCCGTTCGCTGGCGGCGCTTGCATGACAGGCGGAGCGCTGACGACTGATTCGGCCGGATGAGGTCGCCCATCACGAACTCGGGTTGCGTCAAGCCGCAGTATGCGCAGGGTCAGCGCCGAACTCGTCAACTCAGCAACCCGTCGACTGCGTACCCATCCACCGGCGACCTCTGGCACAGCCCTCTGCCCGGCAGAGTCGTTCAGCCGCGCCGCGGTTGAGCCGGAAGCCGAGGCCAAGAAGACCAGCGGCATCCGCGTTTTGCCCCTGATTGGTGGTCTCGGGGATGTCTGCGAGCACCCGTAGGGTCGAGGCCCGAGTGCAACAGCGACGGGGTCATGCCGATGTGGTGGGTTCTTGTCGTCCGATCGTCAGTGTCCGGATCTGGGCGGGGGTGTCGAGGAGCACGGTGGCTCCGGCGTCACGGAGTGCGGCTGAGGAGTGGTAGCCCCAGGTCGCGCCTGCGACGCGGATGTCGGCTGCTCGGCCGGCGGTGACGTCGGTGGCCGCGTCGCCGACGAACCACGCTCGGACGGCGGTGGCACCAAGGCGGGTCAGTGCTTGCCGCAGCGGTGCGGGTGAGGGTTTTGGAGGTGCGTCGTCGTGGCAGACGAGGGTGTCGATCAGCGGCAGGATCGTGGACAGGTCGAGCATGTCTAGACGGTGTCGGCGTTGCAGGGTGACGATGCCTTGGGCGACGCCTGCCTCGTGGAGTTGCCGCAGCACATCGACTACGCCGGGGACGGCCGTGGCGCGGTGGGCGTGACGAGCGTAGGCGGCGTCGAAGTGCGTGTCGATGGCCGTCTGTGGGTCGGGCACGCCGAGGGCGTGCAGTGCGAGGGGCGGTGGCATCGTCAGGGCCGACGTGACTGCTGGGCGAGATGGCGGGCTGCCGAGGACGGCTGCGGTGACATCGGTGATCACGGCGGTCATCAGGTTCTTGCTGTCGAGCAGCACGCCGTCGAGGTCGTAGAGGACAGCGTCCTGTCCGCAAGTCCCCGCGACAGCGGGGAGGGTGAACGGTGGCATGTTCCTATCCGGAAACGGTTCGGCGGTGGGCAGCCTGTGCTGGCTGGTCAGACAGTGATGTTGGCGGCATCACCCGTCAGGGGTGGTGGCGGGGGCGTCGCGAAGGCTCGTGCTCGTGGTGTCGCTTGCCCCATGGCTGGGTGGGTTCGGGGTTGCGGATGAGGTCCTGGCAGGCGCGGGAGATGGTGGGGAGTGTGATGGCGGTGTACCAGTCGGTGTGGATGCGCTGGTATCCGGTGTTGCGGAGGCCGGTGTCGAGGCTAGGGGTGTAGGCGGCGTTCCAGACGAGGACCATGTCCTGATGGGTGGCGGCGACGCCGTCCAGCGCGACGGCGGTGCGTCTGGCGACAACGGTCTCGAAACCCCGGCGGTGGCGGGGTGGGGTGCCGAGGCGGGCGGTGATCGCGCCCAGTCGCAGGCCGATGGCCATGAGGAGGCGGAAGGCGTAGATGGGTCGGGGGTCGTCAAGCGGCCAGTCCCGAGAGGTGAGGGTGGGGCGGATCCTGTCGGTGATGCTCCGGTGGCCGGCAATCCGGATGATGTCGAGGGTGCTGACGTCGATGTACCGCCAGTGGGGGTGGTGGCCGAGGCCGGTGTGGTGGCCGACGAGGCCGGCGAGCGCGACGCGGTTCGCTTCCATCCGATGCGCTCGTCGCCAATCGGCGAGGAGTTTCTGTTCCTCGGCGGTGCTGTTGTCCTCGGCGGCGGGCACATGGTCGGGTCCCTCGCGGTGCACCACGGCCCCCTCGGACTCACGGTCGTTGATGATCGTGGTGAGGCGGGCGTAGTAGGCGGCTTCGCCAATGGGCATGGCGGAGATCAGGGTGACCCGTCGGCCGCTGTCGGGATGGACGTAGTGGTAGACCGGGGTCTGCAGGTTGTGGCGGTCGGCCAGGCGAAGGTACGGGGTCATCGCGGGCGGGACTCCTGGGATCGTGGGCCTATTCGGCGGTCGGTGTTGGGGTGTGGCGGTGTTCCCGTTAATGTCGTGGCCGGGCCGGCAGGGCGAGCACACCGAGCGCTTATCTGGGTTTCCGGGCGGTCGTGGAGACGAACTGGTAGCCGCGAATCTGCACCGTGGGGTCGGCCATGAGGTCGAAGAAGCGGTCCAGGTCGCTGTGTGACAGGCCTTCGCGGAGGAGCTTGTGGTGCAGGTGGTGGGCTTCGTCGCTGTAGAGGTGGCAGCCGGCGCTACCACCGGTCCAGGTTTCGGCGACCCAGCGGGTGCGCACGTGCTCGAAGCCGTTGCCGAGGAGCACGGCTGCGGTTTGGTCGCCCCAGTGCAGGTCGACGCCGTGGTTGGCGAGGGTGTCGAGGATGGCGTGCACGACGCGGACGATGAGTTCCCTGTCGCCGCTGTGGGGGGCGTGGGCGACTACGGGCGCGTAGACGATGCTCCCCAGCACGAGGTGCCCGCCGGGGCGCAGCACGGTGATCATCTCGTTGAGTAGGGCGTGCCGGTTCGGCAGGTGCTCCAGCACGCATCGCGCCGTGACCACGTCCATGGTGCCGGGATCGGCAGGCAGGGATTGGGTTCGTAGATCGACCTGGCGGACGCCGAGTACGCCGGCGGGGCGCAGCAGGCTGGTGTCGATGTCGACGGCGGTGACCGCTCCGGTCGGCCCGACGAGGTCACACAGCCGGTAGGCGACGGACCCGGCTCCGGCGCCGATGTCCATCGCGCGTTGCCCGGCGGTGACATCGACCTGAGCCAGGTCGATGGTGGTGATGGGATCGAGAACGTCCTGCAACGGTCCGAGGTGGTTAATGCTGTGACGGAACTGGTAACGACTGCTCGGCATGGCTCATCTCCTTCGCAGGACTTCGTGCTGAGGAAGCGTGGGGTGCACGTGGTGACGAAAGTTCACGTGGCGGTCCTTGGAGGATGAGGGTGGGTGCGGGCCTCTGCCGGGGCGGCCCTGACCAGCGATGTGCCCGGCGGGCCAGGGTCCTCAGGGCTGCCAGCCGCCAAAGGTGAACGGCGATGACGATCACGACGCCGACCAACAGGCGCGGACACGCGACCGGGTGGCTCAGGCGGAGACGGTCCCGTCAGCACGGACCCCGCCGGGGCGGCGGGCCAGCAGGTGCTGGACGAGGGTGATCAGCAGCCGCCGGACACTGTCACGGTCCCGCACGTCGAGCTCGACGATCGGCACCTCTACCGACAGGGCCAAGGCCTCACGCATGTCGGACGCGGCGAAACTGCGGGCGCCGGGGAACGTGTTGACCGCGACGATGAACGGCAGCCGGACGTGCTCGACGTAGTCCAGGTGCGCGAACGAGTCCTGCAGACGGCGAACGTCGACGAGCACCACCGCCCCGACTGCGCCGCGCACGATCGCGTCCCACATGAACCAGAACCGCCGCTGCCCGGGCGTGCCGAACACGAACAGAGTGACGCCGTTGACCTCCAGCCGACCGAAGTCCATCGCCACCGTGGTCGTGGTTTTGCCCGGCGCGTGGGAGACATCGTCCGAGTTGACAGCGACCTCCGTACTCAACGGGGCGATGTCCGACACCGTCTGCACCAGAGTGGTCTTCCCGACCCCGAACGGCCCCGTCAACGCGATCTTCAACCCGCCCTGCCCCGACAGCACGTGGGCTGCCGTCAGTGCGGCTGGTGGTGTGCTCACCGGAGGGTTCCTGCCGCCGCGAGACGGCTGGCGTTGATCAATATTGGTGTGTGCTGGTCGCTCGTCGGCTCGGCGAGCCGACCACGCTCCGCAGTCACGACCGGCAAGTCCGCGTGCCGACCGGATGCCCGGATCCGGCTGCCACGTCGGCAGCTGGCAGCGGCCTGTCCTGGCTGCAAAAACATCAATACCTCCCGGACGGTTGCTCGCGAGCAGTCACAATTCGGGCAACGCGTGATCACCGCCGGTTGCGGAGACTCGTGCCGCGACGTTCACGTAACCGCCTGAGCGTGCCTGTCGACTACGTCCGACACAGCCTTTCGACACCGATCGACACCGACCTTCGACGGCCAAGGCTCGCCCGCCATGGAGCGGATGCCCCGAGAGCGCTCAAGACCTGCGGGATCGGCGGGCGAAACAGGAGAGGACAGACTCGAGGCCCTCAGTCGGCGTGAGATCAGCGAGGACCGCATGGCTTCGTAGTGCTGCCCGCGTCAGAAGGTGTGTCGAGGGTGTTCGACACGACCCGTCTCGCGTTGGATATCGCCTGCCGAACGCCGAGGTGCCGCACCACCGTCTCCGGGACAGACAGGGTTCGCTGGCGCACCGGCCGAAAGAGCTGGGCGCGTCCGGACCACCGACGCCGGCTTACCCGCCCAGGCGACGCAGCATCGACCGTTGGAGAGCGGACCGGTCGGGCGGTGGTAGTTGAACTGCTGCGGGGGCGGGCGGGGCGTGGCGCCAGTCCGCCGGTGACGCCGTAGGCTGCCACGACGTGACGAGTGGCGATACTGCCCAGACGATGGGCACGACTGTGGCGGCCGTATGTGAGGTGGAGGTCAAGTACCAGGTCGGTGACTTCGCGGCGCTGGAAGCGGCTCTGGCCGCCCGTGGGATCGCCCTGTCGGCGCCGGTCTTCCAGGATGATCAGGCATACGCGCGGGTCGGCTGGGATTACGGCCAGTCCAAGATCGGTGTTCCGTTCGCGCGGCTGCGGACCGAGCGGGGACGGCATCTACTGACGGTCAAGACGCCGGTGGCCAACGAGCAGTCGTGCGTCGAGCACGAGACCGAGGTGGCCGATCGGGAGCAGATGCACGCCGCGATCCAGCAGCTGGGCTTCTATCCGACGGTGCGCATCCGTAAGACCCGCCGCACCGCGACGCTCGGATTGATGTCGTTGTGCGTCGATCAGGTGGACGGCATCGGTGCGTTCCTGGAGATCGAGCGCATCGTCGATGGCGGTGAGTCCGGTGAACTGGTCCAGGCCGAGCTTGACCGGTTCGCCGTCGCGCTGGGCGCGCCTCTGCAACGGACGAACGACACCTACGACTCGCTGATCCGGGCGGCGGAAATGGTCGGGGTCTAGAACAGGGTCGCCGGCTCGGCTACCTGCGGCATGGGGCACACGTCGAGGGTGTCGACGGGCAGGTCGAGGGCCAGGGTGACCGCAGCGTGGTCGGTGAGGCGCTGCTCGCGGGGCTCCTGCAGGTACTCGCCGCCCCGAAGCCGGTCGCGTAACGCGTCGCCGACGTGCAGGTAGTCGAAGCGGTAGCCGTTGCCGGCCCGACCGAACCAGCTGTGCTGCGGGACACCGGCGTTGAGGTGGTGGTGGGCGTCGGTGAGGCCGGCGGCGGTGAGGGCGTCGAACAGGGCGTACTCGAATGGCAGCCAGACTCCGGGGTAGGGCGGCTGGTGGTCGCGGGGGATGACGTTGTAGTCCCCGCCGAGCACCAGGTGCGCCCGCTCGTCGGCCTTCAGGCGGCCGAGGGTGTCGACGAGGGAGGCGAGGAACGCCCGTTTCCGTTCGACCTTTGCGGGGGCGCGGTCGCTGGACGGCACGTAGACGCCGAGGACCGTGACGGGTTGGTCGGTGTGGACGGTGGCGGCGACGGCCCGGCCCGGGATGCTGAGTCCGGCGGTGATGTCCGGGCGGGCGGTGACCGGGACGCGGCTGATCATCGCCGCGCCGCGGTCATCGGGCAGGGGCGGGTGTAGGACGTGGCAGCCGGCGCGACGGAAGTGGTCCAGTAGGTAGGCGCTGCCGTCGCCGCCGCTGGTTTCGGTCAACAGGAGGATCTGTTCCGGGCGGCCGGCGAGCCACCGCAGCAGCGGTTCGGCGCGCCGCTGGGAGGTGGCCTGGATGTTCAGGGTCAGGATCGACAACACGAGGCGAGACTTTCAGGCCGCTGGGCGTTGGGCGAGCATGGGGGTCAGCGTGTCGAGGATGGCAGAGACCACCTGGTCCGGGTCTAGGCTCCAGCAGTCGATCTTCACCTGGTGCCATGACTGGCGGTTGAGAAAGTGAAACGCCTGGTCGTAGAGCTGCAGTTCGCGTTCGGGGGTACCGGTCGCCTCGAGCCGGGTCAGGCGTCGACGTGCGGCGAGCCGGGTGGCGATGACCTGCGGGTCGTCGACCAGGTAGATGGAGATGGCAGGCTGTAGGACGTACCGGTTGTAGCTCCAGATCTCGCGTAGGTCGACGGCGTCGACCCGTTGCAGGACCAGTGAGGACTGCACGTAGCGGTCGCTGATCACGATGGTGCCGGCGTCGAGCGCGGGGATGATCTCGTCCTCGACGTGCATGGTGCGGTCGGCGGCGATCGCGAGGGCGAGGGCCCGTCCGTGGATGACGGCCTCGGCCTCGCGCAGTAGCTCCCCGAGGCGGGTCCTGGTGGGTTCGGTTGTCAGGTGGACCGGCTGGCCGGTGCGGTGGCGCAGCCGCTCGGCCAGCAGCCCCGCGACGGTTGTCTTCCCGACCCCGTTGGGTCCCTCGATCACGATCAGCATGACCGGTCAGGCCCTGACCGGTTGGATCGGGATCAGCGGACGCCGGACAATCTCGGGCGGACACTGATCGCCGTCGGGGGCGCCGATGAGCTCGCCGGCGGCGACCACGGCTGCCGGGCAGCCCTTGCCGCAGGAGTCGCTCAACACGCACGCACTACAGGTCGGGTTGGCTCCGACCTGGTAGCGGTCGTGGAAGCGGTAGCGGCCAAGGGCGTCGACGATCTCGCCGTGGAGGATGTTGCCGACCAGGAACTCACGGTCGGCGTGCCGTGACTGTGGCGTCCGGGCGGCGAAGACCAGGTAGGGGCAGATGGCGGTGTCGCCGTTGGCGAACACGTAGATCAGGGTGCCGGCGTCGCAGCCGGACAACGGCCGGTTGTCGTTCGGGAACCGGATCGGCACCAGCTCGACACGGCCGGCCAGGGGCGCCGTGGCGGCGGCGATCGCCCGCATCGTCTGCTCCGGCGCGGCGAGCCGGCCGTGGGACTTCACGCCCCGACCGAAGCTCGACAGCGGGTTCATCAGCACATACTCCGCGCCCAGGTCCGCGGCGAACGCGCACAGCTCGGCGAACTCCTCGGGGCGGGTGAGCACGTTGGGCGTCGACAGGATTCCGTGCAGCAGACCGGCGTCGGCAAATCGTCGCGTTGTCTCCAGGGTGACGGCAAACGAGTCGCGGTCACCCCGGAACCGGCCGTGAGAGGCAGGGCGGAACCCGTCGAAGCTGACGTTGACCCGCACGTTGCCCAGCGCGGCGAGAGCGGCGATTTGCGCGTCGCTGGTCTGGGTGGCGTTCGTGCAGATCTTGACGGGCAGGTCCATCCTCGCCGCCGCTGCGCAGATCTCCAGCAGGTGCGGGTGCACGAACGGCTCCCCGCCGGTCAACGTCAACCGTGTCACCCGAGCCCGCCGCAGCCGAGGCAGCACCGTCTCAACCATCTCCTCCAGCGGTATATCCACGCCGACCCGAGTGGATGACACGAAACAGTGGGCGCAGTGCAGGTTGCACCGCTCCGTGACCTGCACCAGCGCCTTGCGCTCATCGCCCTCGACAGAGGTGCGGAAATAGCAGGAGCTGGCGTGTGTCTCGACGACCAGACGCTTGCTCATGAACCCTCCCAGCGCCCGCCCGCTCCCAGCGGCCTTGACATCGCCTGGCCTGGGTCGCGGGATTCCTCGTCCAGCTAACGGGGCGTCTGCTCGTGTCGAACACCCTCGACATCGAAATCCGACACCGCGGCAGACCCCGGCCGTGCCCGCGTTCACCCGGTCCCGATCAGCGTTGGCCAGCAACATTGATCGATCTCGAAGGATTCGGAGTGGCCAGCCGAGAGGCGCTTTGGTCCTTCCATGCGGGCCAAGTGGTGCGGGTTCCGTGTCGGATCTTCGTGTCGACGGTGTCCGACACTCCACGCGCCCGCCATAACTGATTGTCAATGGCATCGATCGCTGCGACGCCAGGACCAACCGGACCCGGCAGGTGGCCGACACCTGTGAATGAGGCCGGGGTCACAGCCGGTGGCGCTCGGCGCCACCTAACTACTTGGGGAGGCAGGGTGCGAGTCCGACTCGACGCGTCGGCTGAAGAACCGCCTGCGACCAGCCTGCGCGCCCGCCTGCTGGGGATGTGTGTGGCGCCGGCCGCTGTGGTGGCGATGATCGGCCTTGGTGCGGCGACGTGGGCGATGGCGCTGCCACCAGGGCCCGTCCCGGCGACGGCCTGGCTGGTACTGGTGTGCGCCGCTGCGACCTGCGCCGTGGTCATCGCAGGTGCTGCGTCGTACGGTCGCAAACTCGCCCGCTCTGTTGCCCGGACTGCGGTGGCCGCCCGGCCTGAGCCCGTTCAGCCGGTGGTGGGGCAGCAGGAGGTGTACGTCGGCCTCGCGCGCCGGCTGCAGGGACTGGTGCACCGGGAGATCCAGCTGCTGGATGTCCTGGAGGCGCAGGTCGAAGACCCAGACCTGCTCAAGGGTCTGTTCCAGGTGGATCACCTCGCGACCCGCATGCGCCGCTACGCGGAGAACCTCGCAGTGGTGGGAGGGGCCGTGCCACGGCGGCAGTGGAGCAGGGCACTGCCGCTGGTCGAGGTACTGCGCTCGGCCATCGCCGAGGTCGAGCAGTACCCGCGGGTTCGGGTGGTGCCACCGGTCGAGGGAACAGTGCGCGGCCACGCCGGGGCCGACGTGGTGCACCTGCTGGCCGAGCTGATCGAGAACGCGACCGCGTTCGCACCTCCGCACACGGAGGTGACGGTGCGGGCCCGACGGGTCGCGGCCGGCGTGGCGGTCGAGGTCGACGACTGCGGCCTGGGAATGCCGCACCCGGAGCAGGACCGGCTGAACGCTCTGCTGGCGGATCCGGGCCGGGTGGATGTCGGGGACCTGCTGCGCGATGGCCGTATCGGGGCGTGGGTTATCTCGGCACTGGCCCGCCGGCACGACATAACGGTCAAACTGCAGAGCAACGTCTACGGCGGTGTGCAGGCGGTGGTGATCCTGCCGACGACGCTGCTCGGAGACAAAACGGCCCAGGAACCGCCAGCCGTCGACGCGGCCCGAACGCTGCCGCACAGCGCGGCGACTGTGCCATCACCGCTGATCGGTGTTGCACCTGCGCCGGCCGACCCTCGTCACCGCTCAGCTGCGCCCCTGGCGGAGGTGACGCGGGCCGCGCCGCCCGAGACGCCAGCGCCCCGCCGCTACAGCGCCCACACGGGCCAAGCGGGCGTAGACGGCGACGGCGTGCGTCCTGTACTGCCGCGCCGGACACGGCAGGCACACATGGCGGCCCCGTTACGGCAGGCCCGCCCAGCGTCGGCGAACCAGCCAACCGGCGGCCACAACCCGACCCTGATGGCCAACTTCCTACGCGGCGCCAACTCCGGAAGCGGCGAACCGCCCACCGCACCTCCTGCCCATTGACCACTGACCGCTGACGTTCAGAAGGAGTTGTCCTGTGATGACCACGACGCCCGGCCAGGAACTGGCCTGGCTGCTGTCCGCCCTGGTGGAGCGGGTACCGCACACCCGGAGCGCGCTGCTGCTGTCCTCCGACGGGCTGCCCCGGGCCGCCCACGGACTGACCGACGACGGCGCGGACCACCTGGCGGCGATCTCCTCCGGGCTGTTCTCCCTGACCCGCAGCGCCGGCGAGATGTTCGACGGAGGCTCCGGCGTGCGGCAGGTGGTCGCCGAACTCGACGACACGCTGCTGTTCGTCACCGCCGCAGGTGAGGGCGCGGTACTGGCGGTACTGGCGGGCCGTCAGGCTGACGTCAGCGTGCTCGGCTACGAGATGTCGCAGATGGTCAAGAGCGTCCGACCGTATCTGGCGACACCCGCCCGCGGCGCCGGTATCCCGTCGCCCGCCGTGCGATGAGATTCGGCGGCGCGCATCAGGAGCCGTGGGTCGACGAGGCGGCCGGGCGACTGGTACGCCCCTACACGGTCAGCGCCGGGCGAACCCGACCCACCACCGCAATGGAGTTGCTGTCGTGGGTCGTCGCCACCGGCGTACGGCCGCGCGGGCGGTTGGAACCGGACCACGACGTGGCCTTGGGCCTGTGCGGCGAGGCGACCACGGTCGCCGAGGTGGCCGCCCGGATGAGGCTACCGGCCGCGGTCACGAAGGTGGTGCTGTCGGACCTGGTGGCGGTCGGCGCGGTACGCACCCGCCCACCCAGCCCGGTCGCCGACCCGACCGACCGAACGATCCTGGAGAGACTCCTTGTCGGCCTACAACAACGACTCTGACCGCACACCGAACGCACTCAAGGTGCTGATCGCAGGCGGGTTCGGAGTCGGGAAAACCACCTTCATCACGGCGACGAGCGAGATCCCACCGCTGCGCACCGAGGAACTCCTCACCACGGCCAGCGTCGGCACCGACGACCTCGCCGGGGTGGAAGCCAAGACGACCACCACCGTGGCGCTGGACTTCGGCCGCATCACCATCGATCCCGAGAACGTCCTGTACCTGTTCGGCACACCCGGCCAGGACCGGTTCTGGTTCCTGTGGGACGAACTGTGCCACGGCGCGCTCGGCGCGGTGGTGCTGGTCGACACCCGCCGCCTACCGGACTGCTTCGCCGCCGTGGACTTCTTCGAATCCCGCCGCACGCGGTTCCTGGTCGCCGTCAACGAGTTCGACGGCGCCTACCGATACGACCCTCAGGAGGTACGCACAGCCCTGGGACTGCGGCCCGAGGTGCCGGTCGTGATGTGCGACGCCCGCCATCAACGATCCGCCACCGCCGTCCTCGTGACGCTCGTGCAGCACCTGCT encodes:
- a CDS encoding tyrosine-type recombinase/integrase; this encodes MADGSITKRCSCRKDGKRLGNQCPKLRRGNGWNPHHGVWRYQLELPLDATDGRRQLRRSGFDTREEAAAERDHVRALLDLAGRDEILRRHIADLLQACKPGQPLPDRDHVAHRIRSGVPAGSRLTLGEYLAEWITNRTKLAPATRRSYQDHITKYWTPHLGQVPLQELTAAHIESVFTTIEAHNAEILAAKASPVPKVRAAVKGIRTVGDASQQRILATLRKALNDARRLYHHRLVDHNPAESVELKSGKAPRPRLWTDAAVNRWHHTRQRPSPVMVWTPAQVGEFLDFAETEDPELYALFDLALHRGPRRGELCGLHDYDVDLEAAAITITSQRTSVGYQVIEKPVKSAAGDRIVDLSNETVTSLRKYLMRRAAWRISAGDAWTDSDVFFVRRADGQPWHPEMVTARFDRLVGRSGLPPIRFHDMRHVAATLMLAAGASIKEIQDTLGHSSYKMTADVYTSVLQDMKKTTAEATSKIIPRRNRPKAA
- a CDS encoding dihydrofolate reductase family protein yields the protein MGKLIYVTNVSLDGYIEDERGAFDWFPTDDEVFAFTTDLLRSVGTFLYGRRLYEAMAVWETDAALAAQSDLMADFASAWQAASKVVYSTTLAAVSTADTRLERRFDPAAVHELKVTAGSDLTVGGANLVTQAFKAGLVDECQLFVLPIVVGGGKPGLPTGMRADLELLDERRFRNGVVHLRYRPRAVNDSPVRSLAALA
- a CDS encoding HAD family hydrolase codes for the protein MPPFTLPAVAGTCGQDAVLYDLDGVLLDSKNLMTAVITDVTAAVLGSPPSRPAVTSALTMPPPLALHALGVPDPQTAIDTHFDAAYARHAHRATAVPGVVDVLRQLHEAGVAQGIVTLQRRHRLDMLDLSTILPLIDTLVCHDDAPPKPSPAPLRQALTRLGATAVRAWFVGDAATDVTAGRAADIRVAGATWGYHSSAALRDAGATVLLDTPAQIRTLTIGRQEPTTSA
- a CDS encoding methyltransferase domain-containing protein, translating into MPSSRYQFRHSINHLGPLQDVLDPITTIDLAQVDVTAGQRAMDIGAGAGSVAYRLCDLVGPTGAVTAVDIDTSLLRPAGVLGVRQVDLRTQSLPADPGTMDVVTARCVLEHLPNRHALLNEMITVLRPGGHLVLGSIVYAPVVAHAPHSGDRELIVRVVHAILDTLANHGVDLHWGDQTAAVLLGNGFEHVRTRWVAETWTGGSAGCHLYSDEAHHLHHKLLREGLSHSDLDRFFDLMADPTVQIRGYQFVSTTARKPR
- a CDS encoding GTP-binding protein, producing MSTPPAALTAAHVLSGQGGLKIALTGPFGVGKTTLVQTVSDIAPLSTEVAVNSDDVSHAPGKTTTTVAMDFGRLEVNGVTLFVFGTPGQRRFWFMWDAIVRGAVGAVVLVDVRRLQDSFAHLDYVEHVRLPFIVAVNTFPGARSFAASDMREALALSVEVPIVELDVRDRDSVRRLLITLVQHLLARRPGGVRADGTVSA
- the cyaB gene encoding class IV adenylate cyclase, producing the protein MTSGDTAQTMGTTVAAVCEVEVKYQVGDFAALEAALAARGIALSAPVFQDDQAYARVGWDYGQSKIGVPFARLRTERGRHLLTVKTPVANEQSCVEHETEVADREQMHAAIQQLGFYPTVRIRKTRRTATLGLMSLCVDQVDGIGAFLEIERIVDGGESGELVQAELDRFAVALGAPLQRTNDTYDSLIRAAEMVGV
- a CDS encoding exodeoxyribonuclease III, encoding MLSILTLNIQATSQRRAEPLLRWLAGRPEQILLLTETSGGDGSAYLLDHFRRAGCHVLHPPLPDDRGAAMISRVPVTARPDITAGLSIPGRAVAATVHTDQPVTVLGVYVPSSDRAPAKVERKRAFLASLVDTLGRLKADERAHLVLGGDYNVIPRDHQPPYPGVWLPFEYALFDALTAAGLTDAHHHLNAGVPQHSWFGRAGNGYRFDYLHVGDALRDRLRGGEYLQEPREQRLTDHAAVTLALDLPVDTLDVCPMPQVAEPATLF
- the tmk gene encoding dTMP kinase; its protein translation is MLIVIEGPNGVGKTTVAGLLAERLRHRTGQPVHLTTEPTRTRLGELLREAEAVIHGRALALAIAADRTMHVEDEIIPALDAGTIVISDRYVQSSLVLQRVDAVDLREIWSYNRYVLQPAISIYLVDDPQVIATRLAARRRLTRLEATGTPERELQLYDQAFHFLNRQSWHQVKIDCWSLDPDQVVSAILDTLTPMLAQRPAA
- a CDS encoding radical SAM protein is translated as MSKRLVVETHASSCYFRTSVEGDERKALVQVTERCNLHCAHCFVSSTRVGVDIPLEEMVETVLPRLRRARVTRLTLTGGEPFVHPHLLEICAAAARMDLPVKICTNATQTSDAQIAALAALGNVRVNVSFDGFRPASHGRFRGDRDSFAVTLETTRRFADAGLLHGILSTPNVLTRPEEFAELCAFAADLGAEYVLMNPLSSFGRGVKSHGRLAAPEQTMRAIAAATAPLAGRVELVPIRFPNDNRPLSGCDAGTLIYVFANGDTAICPYLVFAARTPQSRHADREFLVGNILHGEIVDALGRYRFHDRYQVGANPTCSACVLSDSCGKGCPAAVVAAGELIGAPDGDQCPPEIVRRPLIPIQPVRA